The genomic window ACTATCACGACATTGCTCCTGAACTGTCGAGAGTGTTCGTGTGTTTTCCCGGAATGCTGAACCCTGAAGGCCTCGCTGACTGGAAGCACCAAGCAATAGAGATTGAGGCGCAGAGCCGCCAGCCCATCAGAGCAGTGAACATTGACCCGGGATATATTGACGGAGCAAGGCTTGTTCTCGCTTCGACGAAAGACCACGCGCACAGGATTTATCTTCGGGACGGGATATTCGCGGAAGTTACGATGCGCTACAGGTTCGGCGGGTGGAAGAGCTTTGACTACACGTTCCCGGACTTCGCCAGCGGTGTCTATGATGAGTTTCTCTCAGGTGCAAGGAGGCTGTGGCTCAATGAACGCGATGCGTAAGGTGCTGGTGGTGGCGTTGGTGGCGATGTTGTCGTCGTGCGCGTGTGCTCTGGAACTTCCGGCAACTGTCGGTGAGTGGCGGTGCGTGAATGAACATGTCGTGCCGCTGGTTGCTGAGGCTGACGGGTCGGAGCTCGGGCGTGTGGTATACAGGGATTACGTGAGGGAAGCTCCTGCTGGAAGCCTTCAGGTGATTCTGACGGAGGGCACGGGGACAGGAAGCCTTTACGTGCCGGAGCAGAGACGCGGCGCAAAAGGAGTTATGCCAGCAGACGCAGGGTACAAGATTGTTGACATAGGAGGCCGCAAAGGTATACTCGAACAACCGCCCCATCTGCCGGCAGTACTGGCAGTCAGCTTCAGTGAAAGCACTGTCATCACGATTGAGGCCAGCGCGCTCGATGAAGAAGGCATCGCAGAATTTGCAGTGAATATAATCACAGTACTTCCTTAGCCCTCAGGATAATCTTGAAGACTATCTGACCCGTCAGAGCCTTCTGCGACACAGGAAGCCTGACATCAGTGAACATGTCGCTTCTCTTGAGGCCGTCTGTCATTGTGAGTATGGCCTTCTCACTTGAAGCCTTGCCGTCCAGTATCACCGTAACTCCAGTCATTGCGTTGCGCGAAAAGTCCGCCTCCTCGAGCTTCACTCCTACCGTAGTGTGAGACTCGATAGCGTTCATGATCTCAAGGACGGGAATATCACTCCTCAAGAAGTCCAGAATCTTCTCCGTGTCCCTCTTCTTGGACTCGAGGTCTGTGTTGGTTCTCTGAAGCCTGTCGCGCTGTGCAAGAAGGTCGCTGTTGGCGATGCGTTTGTCCTCAAGTGCCGTCTCGAGGTCAGCTATCCTCATCCACGCGAAGGAGATAGTTCCCGCCGACAGCATGATGAACCCCACCAGCAGTCCCCAGAACAGCAGCCTGTTCGGGTTGAAGGAATACCTCCGGCGTTCAAGCTCAACGTACTCTGAGGGTCTGAGGTCCAGCCTCTGCACGTCAGGTTCTCCCCTCAGCGCGAGACCCCGCGCCGCGAAAAACTCGTCAGTGATGTTGACGATCTCCATCCCAGAGTCGCTGCCTACCTGAAAGTTCAGTCCCTCGAGTATAAGCCTGCCCACCCTGTCGTGCCTGTACTGCGTCGCCATGAACTGCATCGTGTTAAGGATGTCCTGTGCTCCGTGAAGGTTGTTCGCCGCGCGGTAGAAGATTCCGTTTCCGTTGTAGAGCGCGACGATGCTTGAAGGGTCAGCGAAGAGGCTCAGACCCTCCCTAGCTTCCGGGATTGCGCGGAGCATCGAGAAATTCAGCGGTTCAAGCGCACCGGCAGGAAGACCGCACTTTCTGGCGACACCAAGCAGACGCTCGACCATCTCCCTCTTGGCCGAGACCGCCATAATTGTTATCTCCTCGCGCTCGTGAACATCCGCAGGGGTCATGACGCGTATTGTGTCGAAGACTGCATCAGGGCG from Synergistaceae bacterium includes these protein-coding regions:
- a CDS encoding DUF4416 family protein produces the protein MTPKVKRITGILFPSDELMRWSIGRLAEIWGTPELVSSPVPFDKTDYYHDIAPELSRVFVCFPGMLNPEGLADWKHQAIEIEAQSRQPIRAVNIDPGYIDGARLVLASTKDHAHRIYLRDGIFAEVTMRYRFGGWKSFDYTFPDFASGVYDEFLSGARRLWLNERDA
- the pilM gene encoding pilus assembly protein PilM, with translation MPLTIRKNPIQRNSAGLAIHADCLRFIEIDEEQTIFRQETVPLGEGCVINNTIKDFGILETAFAQLYKVIGRLREPVVIGLPSGDTIIRLLNMPNMSIDDVRGTIDLNFEEYFPYPRPDAVFDTIRVMTPADVHEREEITIMAVSAKREMVERLLGVARKCGLPAGALEPLNFSMLRAIPEAREGLSLFADPSSIVALYNGNGIFYRAANNLHGAQDILNTMQFMATQYRHDRVGRLILEGLNFQVGSDSGMEIVNITDEFFAARGLALRGEPDVQRLDLRPSEYVELERRRYSFNPNRLLFWGLLVGFIMLSAGTISFAWMRIADLETALEDKRIANSDLLAQRDRLQRTNTDLESKKRDTEKILDFLRSDIPVLEIMNAIESHTTVGVKLEEADFSRNAMTGVTVILDGKASSEKAILTMTDGLKRSDMFTDVRLPVSQKALTGQIVFKIILRAKEVL